GATCATTTTGCCGCTATGCGCGTTTGCCATGGTCCTGCCTCTCTCTAATTCTTCGCAACGGCGGGTTGGGCCGTCGTCGGTGCATTCGGTTCCCGCCAGCCAACGGCAAGTCCATTGGCGTAACGCAGATCGATGCGGGCGATATTGGTGATCTGGTCTTTAAGCGTTTTGTCGTAAATGGCAATGAAACGGCGCATCTTCTCCACCAGATGGTCGCGCCCCAGCAGCAACTCGATACCCGGCCCGGCGCTTCCCGCGCCCGTGGTCAGGAACCAGCTGCCTCGCTCGCGCAGCTCCAGGCGAGCGATGGAAAAGCCCATGGGGCGCAGCATCTGGCTCAATACCTGATACTGCTGCATGACTTGTTGCTGAGCGCGCTGCGGCCCGAACAGCTGCGGCAGGTGCTCGTAGTTGGCCAGCTCGCGCGGGGTGAAGGCCTGGCCCTGGTTGTTGAGCAAGGCCTCGTCGCCCCAGCGCGCCACCGGCAACTGTTCCTCCAGACGGATCACCACCTCGTCTGGCCAGACCCGACGCACTTCGGCGTGGGCGATCCATGGCATCTGTTCCAGTTCCACGCGCATCGCCGCCAGGTCGACGGTGAAGAAGCTTGCCGCCACGTAGGGCGCGATCCGTTGCTGCACCGCCTGCTGGCTGATGTAGCTGAGGTCGCCCTGCACGGCGATCTTGGTGATCGGACGATCGGCGTAAGGCATCAGGCGAATGGCGCCTTCATAGGCGCCAAAGCCCGCCGCCACCAGCAGCACCGGCCACAGCAGGCGCTTGAAGCCACCAAAACTCGGGCGAGGCAGGCGCGCCGATACGGGCTCGTCGGCCACCAGTCGGCTGGCGCCACGCGGCACCGGCTTGCTACGGCCGGTAACGGGTTGCTGCTGACGTACCATCGCGCCTTGCATGGCTGTTAACCTCGCGTCGCTACGCTGTCGGCCAGGATCGCCAGCACCAACTGCTGGAAGTCCAGGCCGGCCGCGCGGGCCGCCATGGGCACCAGGCTATGGTCGGTCATGCCAGGTGCGGTGTTGACTTCGAGCAGCCAGAACCGGCCCTGCTCGTCCTGCATCACGTCCAGCCGGCCCCAACCCTCGATGCCGATGGCATCGCAGGCGCGCGCGGTCAGGTCGATCAGCTCTTGCTCCTTGACGCTGTCCAGGCCGCACGGGATGCGGTACTGGGTGTCATTGGCGATGTACTTGGCGTCGTAGTCGTAGAACACATGCGGGGTGCCCAACGCGATCGGCGGCAGCACTTGGCCGCGCAGTACGGCGATGGTGAACTCCGGGCCATGGATCCACTGCTCGACCAGTACCTGCGAGTCGTACTTCGCGGCGTCTTTCCAGGCGGCGACCAGCTCTTGCTCGCTGTTCACCTTGGCCATGCCGATACTCGAACCTTCATGGGCAGGTTTGACGATCAACGGGAAGCCCAGTTCCGCGCTGGCGGCAACACAGTCCTGTTCGCTGGCCAGCACCGCGTGGCGTGGCGTGGGGATACCCAGGCTCTGCCACACCTGCTTGGTGCGCAGCTTGTCCATGGCCAGTGCCGAGGCAAGGATGCCGCTGCCGGTGTAGGGGATCCCCAGGCACTCGAGCAGGCCCTGCATGCTGCCGTCTTCACCGCCACGGCCGTGGAGGATGATGAAGGCGCGGTCGATCTTTTCGTTCTGCAGGCGCGCCAGCAGGTCGTCACCCACATCGATGGCGACCACGTCGACACCGGCGCTGGTCAGCGCTTCGATCACCGCCGCACCGGATTTCAGCGAAACCTCACGTTCGGCGCTCTTGCCGCCGTAGAGCACGGCAACACGGCCGAAGGCCTTGACGTCGAGGGTGGAGTGCAGCTTGTCGTAGGCGCTGGTCATTTCGACTTCTCCTGCTTGGCGCCTGCGAACAGCGGGCTTTTCATCAATTGCGGAGCCAGGCCGCCGACATCACCGGCACCCTGGCAGATCAGGATGTCGCCGGCGCGCAGCAGCGGCTTGACCAACGGCGCCAGCTCGGCACCACGTTCGATGTAGATCGGGTCGAGCTTGCCGCGCTGGCGGATGCTGTGGCACAGCTGGCGGCTGTCGGCACCGGGGATCGGCTCTTCGCCAGCCGGGTAGACCTCCATCAGCAGCAGCACGTTGGCATCGCCCAGCACCTGCACGAAGTCGTCGTACAGATCGCGGGTGCGGCTGTAGCGGTGCGGCTGGTAGACGATCACCAGGCGGCGGCTCGGCCAGCCGCCGCGCACGGCCTTGATCACCGCGGCCACTTCGGTCGGGTGGTGGCCATAGTCGTCGACCAGCATCACGCTGCCGCCTTCGACCGGCAGCTCGCCATACACCTGGAAGCGCCGACCAACACCCTGGAAGCCGGACAGGCCCTGGACGATGGCCTCGTCGCTGATGCCTTCGTCGGTGGCGATGGCGATTGTGGCCAGGGCGTTGAGCACGTTGTGGTTGCCCGGCATGTTCACCGACACCTCCAGCGGCTCGCAGTCGCGACGCAGCACGGTGAAGTGGGTTTGCATGCCCTGCTGGCGCACGTTGATGGCGCGAATGTCGGCCTCTTCGCTGAAGCCATAGGTGACGGTCGGGCGCTTGACCTGTGGCAGGATCTCACGCACCACCGGGTCGTCCAGGCACATCACCGCCAGCCCATAGAACGGCAGGTTGTGCAGGAATTCGACGAAGGTCTTCTTCAGCTTGTTGAAGTCGCCTTCGTAGGTGGCCATGTGGTCGGCGTCGATGTTGGTCACCACGGCGACCATCGGCTGAAGGTGCAGGAAGCTCGCGTCACTCTCGTCGGCTTCGGCGATGAGATAGCGGCTGGTGCCCAGCTGCGCGTTGGTACCGGCAGCAGTCAGACGACCACCGATGACAAACGTCGGGTCGAGGCCACCGGCGGCGAACACCGAGGCCAGCAAGCTGGTGGTGGTGGTCTTCCCGTGGGTGCCGGCAACGGCCACGCCATGGCGATAGCGCATCAGCTCGGCGAGCATCTCGGCACGCGGCACCACCGGAATGCGACGCTCCAGTGCAGTGGCGACTTCCGGGTTGGCCGGGTTGATCGCGCTGGACACCACCAGCACGTCGGCGCTGGCGGCGTTCTCGGCACGGTGGCCGACGAAGATCTCGGCGCCGAACGACTCCAGGCGCTCGGTGACCGGCGAAGCCTTGAGGTCGGAACCGGACACTTCATAGCCCAGGTTCAGCAGCACTTCGGCGATACCGCACATGCCCACGCCGCCGATACCGACGAAGTGAATGCGACGGATGCGGCCCATCTTCGGTTGCGGCATGGCTTTCTGGCTCTCAACCATGGGCCACCTCCAGGCAGATATCGACCACGGTGCTGGTTGCGGCAGGTTTGGCCAGGCGACGTGCGGTGCCGGCCATGGTGTTGAGTTTCTCGGGTTGCATCAGCACCTCGTTCAGGCGTTCAGCGAGTTGCGCTGCGCCAGTTGTCGCTTGCGGCATCAGGAAGGCGGCGCCTTCTCGAGCCAGATATTGGGCGTTGTGGGTCTGGTGGTCGTCGATGGCGTGGGGCAAGGGCACCAGCACCGAGGGCAGGCCCGCCGCCGCGAGTTCGCTGACGGTCAGGGCGCCGGCCCGGCACACCACCATGTCGGCCCAGCCATAGGCGTGGGCCATGTCCTTGATGAACGGCTCGACCTGAGCCTCGACACCTGCCTCGTGATAACGCTCGGCAGTGGTCGGCGCGTGATTTTTTCCGGCCTGGTGGAACACCTCTGGCCGCAGGTTCGCGGGCACCTCGGACAGGGCCTTAGGCAACAATTTGTTCAATGGTTCCGCGCCCAGGCTGCCGCCCATGACCAACAGGCGTGCACGGCGCTCGGCCAGGGGCGCGCGCTGCGCATCCATGAACAGCTCCGGGCGCACCGGGTTGCCGGTGGTACGCAGCTTGTCGTTGGCCTCGAAGGTGCCCGGGAACGCTTCGCAGACACGGGCCGCCAGCGGCACCAGCAGGCGATTGGCGGTGCCGGCGCGGGCGTTCTGCTCGTGAATGACCAGCGGCACGCCGCACAGCCGTGCAGCCACGCCGCCGGGGCCCGTCACATAACCACCGAAGCCGATCACGCAGACCGGCTTGAGTTCACGCACAATGCGCCGCGCCTGAAGCACGGCCTTTACCAGGGTGAACGGCGCCTTGAGCAGCGACAGCTTGCCTTTGCCCCGCAGGCCAGTGACCTGGATCAGGTGCAGCGGCAACCCCGCCTGGGGCACCAGTTCGTTTTCGATACCACGCGGGGTGCCCAGCCAGTGCACGCTGTAGCCACGGGCCTGGAACTCGCGGGCACAGGCCAGGGCCGGGAACACATGCCCCCCGGTGCCGCCCGCCATGATCAACACGTTCTTGCCGTCAGCGGCCATGGCTGGTCTCCTCGGCAAAATCGCTCTCCTTGAATTCATGTTCCTCGCTACCCAGGTGCGTGCGGCTTTCCCACTCGATCCGTAGCAACAGCCCCACGCAGGCACAGCAGATCACCAGCGAGCTGCCCCCGTAGCTGAGGAATGGCAGGGTCAGGCCCTTGGTGGGCAACAAGCCTACGTTCACGCCAATGTTGATCAGGAATTGGCCGATCCACAGGAACGACAGGCCAAAGGCCATGTAGGCGGCGAAGAACTGCTTGGCCTTCTCGGCCCACAGGCCGATGTACAGGGCCCGAACAGTGACGAAGACGAACAGCGCGATGGTCAGCAGCGAGCCGACCACGCCCAGTTCCTCGGCCAGCACCGAGAACACGAAGTCGGTGTGCGCCTCGGGCAGGTAGAACTGCTTCTGCACGCTGTTGCCCAGGCCCACGCCCAGCCACTCGCCGCGGCCGAAGGCGATCAGCGCCTGGGTCAGCTGGTAGCCGGAACCGAACTGGTCGGACCAGGGGTCGGTGAAGGTAATCAGGCGCGCCATCCGGTAAGGCTGGGCCTGGACCAGGACCACCACCGAAATGACCGCCAGCACCACCATCAGCGAGAAGCGGAACAGCCCCACCCCTCCGAGGAACAGCATGGCCGCCGCAGCGCCCATCATCACCACCGTGGCACCGAAGTCCGGCTCCATCAGCAGCAGGCCGGCCATCGGCAACAACACGATGAACGGCTTGAAGAAGCCCATCCAGCTCTCGCGCACCTCGGTCTGCCGGCGCACCAGGTAACCGGCCAGGTAGATGACCACGAAGACCTTGGCGATCTCGGAAGGCTGGACGTTGAAGAAGCTGAAGCCGATCCAGCGCATCGACCCGTTCACCTCGCGGCCGATGCCCGGCACCAGTACCAGTACCAGCAGGCCGAAGGCACCGATCAGCATGAGGAAGCCCATGCGCTGCCAGGTGGCGATCGGCACCATCATGGTCATCACCCCGGCGCCCAGGCCGAGGGTGACGTACACCAGATGGCGGATCATGTGATACAGCGGGTTGCCCGACTGCACCGCGGCCACTTCCGAGGAGGCCGAAGTGATCATCACCAGGCCCAGGCCGAGCAGCGCCAGGCATCCGGCCAGCAGCGGGAAGTCCAGGTCGATGCCACGGCCGCTGATCAGCGGCGACGGGTAGGGCTTGAGGATGCCGAAGATCATGCCAACCCCTCCGCCGCCTGGGCGAACAGGCGCCCGCGTTCTTCGAAGTTCTTGAACATGTCGAGGCTGGCGCAAGCGGGCGACAGCAGCACTGCATCACCAGGCTGGGCGAGTTCGGCGCAGCGTTGCACGGCTTCGTCGAGGGTCTTGACCCGCACTTGTGGCACGGTATCGCCCAAGGTTTCGGCCAGGCGCTCGGCGTCACGGCCAAGCAGCACCACGGCGCGGCAGTGCTGGGCCACAGGCTCGCGCAAGGCGGCGAAGTCCGCGCCCTTGCCATCGCCACCGGCGATCAGCACCAGCTTGCCCTCGATATCGGCACCCAAGCCTTCGATGGCGGCCAAGGCGGCACCGACGTTGGTGGCCTTGGAATCGTCGTACCAGTTCACGCCATTGCGTTCACGGACCCACTGACAGCGATGGGCCAGGCCCTTGAACTCGCGCAACGCCTCGAGCATGGGCTCGAACGGCAGGCCGGCGGCATGGCCAAGGGCCAGCGCGGCCAGGGCATTGCTCTGGTTGTGAGCGCCACGGATCTTCAATTCACGTACCGGCATAAGCGTCTGGAACTCGAAGGCCAGGTGCTTCTCGCCATCGACTTCCCG
This genomic stretch from Pseudomonas entomophila L48 harbors:
- a CDS encoding cell division protein FtsQ/DivIB, which encodes MQGAMVRQQQPVTGRSKPVPRGASRLVADEPVSARLPRPSFGGFKRLLWPVLLVAAGFGAYEGAIRLMPYADRPITKIAVQGDLSYISQQAVQQRIAPYVAASFFTVDLAAMRVELEQMPWIAHAEVRRVWPDEVVIRLEEQLPVARWGDEALLNNQGQAFTPRELANYEHLPQLFGPQRAQQQVMQQYQVLSQMLRPMGFSIARLELRERGSWFLTTGAGSAGPGIELLLGRDHLVEKMRRFIAIYDKTLKDQITNIARIDLRYANGLAVGWREPNAPTTAQPAVAKN
- a CDS encoding D-alanine--D-alanine ligase; protein product: MTSAYDKLHSTLDVKAFGRVAVLYGGKSAEREVSLKSGAAVIEALTSAGVDVVAIDVGDDLLARLQNEKIDRAFIILHGRGGEDGSMQGLLECLGIPYTGSGILASALAMDKLRTKQVWQSLGIPTPRHAVLASEQDCVAASAELGFPLIVKPAHEGSSIGMAKVNSEQELVAAWKDAAKYDSQVLVEQWIHGPEFTIAVLRGQVLPPIALGTPHVFYDYDAKYIANDTQYRIPCGLDSVKEQELIDLTARACDAIGIEGWGRLDVMQDEQGRFWLLEVNTAPGMTDHSLVPMAARAAGLDFQQLVLAILADSVATRG
- the murC gene encoding UDP-N-acetylmuramate--L-alanine ligase, which translates into the protein MVESQKAMPQPKMGRIRRIHFVGIGGVGMCGIAEVLLNLGYEVSGSDLKASPVTERLESFGAEIFVGHRAENAASADVLVVSSAINPANPEVATALERRIPVVPRAEMLAELMRYRHGVAVAGTHGKTTTTSLLASVFAAGGLDPTFVIGGRLTAAGTNAQLGTSRYLIAEADESDASFLHLQPMVAVVTNIDADHMATYEGDFNKLKKTFVEFLHNLPFYGLAVMCLDDPVVREILPQVKRPTVTYGFSEEADIRAINVRQQGMQTHFTVLRRDCEPLEVSVNMPGNHNVLNALATIAIATDEGISDEAIVQGLSGFQGVGRRFQVYGELPVEGGSVMLVDDYGHHPTEVAAVIKAVRGGWPSRRLVIVYQPHRYSRTRDLYDDFVQVLGDANVLLLMEVYPAGEEPIPGADSRQLCHSIRQRGKLDPIYIERGAELAPLVKPLLRAGDILICQGAGDVGGLAPQLMKSPLFAGAKQEKSK
- the murG gene encoding undecaprenyldiphospho-muramoylpentapeptide beta-N-acetylglucosaminyltransferase, coding for MAADGKNVLIMAGGTGGHVFPALACAREFQARGYSVHWLGTPRGIENELVPQAGLPLHLIQVTGLRGKGKLSLLKAPFTLVKAVLQARRIVRELKPVCVIGFGGYVTGPGGVAARLCGVPLVIHEQNARAGTANRLLVPLAARVCEAFPGTFEANDKLRTTGNPVRPELFMDAQRAPLAERRARLLVMGGSLGAEPLNKLLPKALSEVPANLRPEVFHQAGKNHAPTTAERYHEAGVEAQVEPFIKDMAHAYGWADMVVCRAGALTVSELAAAGLPSVLVPLPHAIDDHQTHNAQYLAREGAAFLMPQATTGAAQLAERLNEVLMQPEKLNTMAGTARRLAKPAATSTVVDICLEVAHG
- the ftsW gene encoding putative lipid II flippase FtsW; the protein is MIFGILKPYPSPLISGRGIDLDFPLLAGCLALLGLGLVMITSASSEVAAVQSGNPLYHMIRHLVYVTLGLGAGVMTMMVPIATWQRMGFLMLIGAFGLLVLVLVPGIGREVNGSMRWIGFSFFNVQPSEIAKVFVVIYLAGYLVRRQTEVRESWMGFFKPFIVLLPMAGLLLMEPDFGATVVMMGAAAAMLFLGGVGLFRFSLMVVLAVISVVVLVQAQPYRMARLITFTDPWSDQFGSGYQLTQALIAFGRGEWLGVGLGNSVQKQFYLPEAHTDFVFSVLAEELGVVGSLLTIALFVFVTVRALYIGLWAEKAKQFFAAYMAFGLSFLWIGQFLINIGVNVGLLPTKGLTLPFLSYGGSSLVICCACVGLLLRIEWESRTHLGSEEHEFKESDFAEETSHGR